From the genome of Rathayibacter sp. VKM Ac-2804:
GGCGGCCGGTCGCCCTGCGGCTCGACGGCACCTGCATCGCGCTGGCCGAGCACTGGGTCGGCGCCAACCGCGGCGCCGCGTCCTCGGTGAGCCTGGTGGTGTCGACGGGGGTCGGCGGCGGGATCGTGCTCGACGGCCGCACGGTCGCGGGGCGCTCCGGGAACGCCGGGCACATCGGGCAGATCCACGTCGGCGACGCGGACCCGGGGGAGGGGAGCGACGGGACGCTGGAGAGCATCGCCTCCGGACCCAGCAGCGTCGCCTGGGCGCGGCGCCGCGGCTTCGCGGGGACGACCGGCGAGGACCTGGCGCGGGCGGCCGCTGCGGGCGATCCGGTGGCGCTCGCCGCGGTGGCGCGCTCGGCGGCGGCCGTCGGCACGGCGATCGCCGACGTGGCGACGCTGCTCGACGTGCGGGACTTCGCGGTCGGCGGCGGCTTCTCGGCGGTCACGGCGTCCTACCTCGACCTGGTGTGCGAGGCGGCCTGCGAGCGCGCGGTCTTCGACTACGCCCGCGGCCTGTCGATCCGCGCCTCCGGCCTCGGCGGCGGCGGCCCGCTGATCGGCGCGGCGGCCCTGGTGCACCTGCCGGCGGGACACGTCGGCCCCCTTCATGCTGATCGAGTAGCCGGCTCCGCCGGCGTCTCGAGATCCACCCGCATGCACTCCCGGCCCGGCTCCCGGTGACCGCCGCACCCGCGATCGACGCCGAGCACCCGCTCCGCTCGGCCCTCCGCCCCTCGCGGGGCCGGCTGGTCGTCGCCGCGCTCGCGTTCGCCGTCAAGGACAGCCCGCTCTGGATCCTCCCGCTCGTCACCGCGGCCGTGGTCGACGCCCTCGTCGCCGGCGATCCGCCCGAGGCGCTCCTCGCCCCCGCCGCCGCGGGCGCAGCGACGATTGCCGTCAACATCGCCGCGAACGGCGTCTTCGTGCGGCTGTTCTCCTCCTCCGTGCGCTCGATGGGCGCCCGGCTGCGCGAGGCGCTGGCGGTGCGGCTGCAGCTGCTGTCCTTCGGCTACCACTCCCGCGGCAGCGCGTCGGTGGTGCAGACCAAGATCGTGCGCGACGTCGAGAACCTGGAGCTGATGCTGCAGCAGGCGTTCGGCCCGCTGCTCAACGCCCTGGTGATCCTCGTCGGCGCCGGCGTGGCGACCGCGGTGCGGGTCCCGCAGTTCCTGCCCGTGCTGGCGCTGACCCTGCCGCTCGCCGCCGGGCTCATCCTCTGGCTGCGCTCGCGCACCGCCGCGAGCAACGAGACCTTCCGCCTCGACGTCGAGACCATGTCCTCGGCCGTCGGCGAGATGTCCTCGCTCCAGGAGGTCACCCGTGCGCACG
Proteins encoded in this window:
- a CDS encoding ROK family protein, giving the protein MTPQLALAVDVGGTKIEAALVRADGVLVPGSRSRRPTGPALTPAEFGAAVEGCVAEALAAAGGCSVVGAGIGSAGPLDLAEGRIRPKNLPLLHGFALRGAVERLLPGRPVALRLDGTCIALAEHWVGANRGAASSVSLVVSTGVGGGIVLDGRTVAGRSGNAGHIGQIHVGDADPGEGSDGTLESIASGPSSVAWARRRGFAGTTGEDLARAAAAGDPVALAAVARSAAAVGTAIADVATLLDVRDFAVGGGFSAVTASYLDLVCEAACERAVFDYARGLSIRASGLGGGGPLIGAAALVHLPAGHVGPLHADRVAGSAGVSRSTRMHSRPGSR